From the genome of Haladaptatus paucihalophilus DX253, one region includes:
- a CDS encoding ABC transporter permease: MSGYSLDADTLRDRLRTELDRSYHLMSVIWQDTAAKVGLIILMVFVFMGLFGPHIAPHHPIEDTLRQDYSIMKLQSPNSKALFGTTAFGKDVLSQFLAGARPTLIMGFFGGVGTGVLGFLVGLTSGYFGGRVDEGLMRLTDLTFALPLLPMALVILSFVTPNVWLITAILVIFLWKMPARVIRSEVMTVKERTFVKSARARGAGHLRTMFLHVAPNVLGIGFLYTAYAVGWSIVVGASLAFLGFGDPTTTSWGRMLQQVFRSGAIRVAWWWVLPPAFGIAAVTTAVFLVGRALEEIVNPELKTEQE, encoded by the coding sequence ATGTCTGGATATTCGCTCGACGCCGATACCCTGAGAGACCGTCTCCGTACCGAGCTCGACCGTTCCTACCACCTCATGAGTGTTATCTGGCAGGACACCGCCGCGAAGGTCGGACTCATCATCCTCATGGTCTTCGTGTTCATGGGACTGTTCGGCCCACACATCGCCCCGCACCATCCGATCGAGGACACGCTCCGCCAGGATTACTCGATTATGAAACTGCAGAGCCCGAACTCGAAGGCGCTCTTCGGGACGACGGCCTTCGGCAAGGACGTCCTGAGTCAGTTTCTGGCTGGTGCCCGTCCAACGCTCATCATGGGATTCTTCGGTGGCGTCGGGACCGGCGTGTTGGGCTTCCTCGTCGGACTCACGAGCGGCTACTTCGGTGGCCGGGTCGACGAGGGCCTGATGCGGCTGACCGACCTCACCTTCGCGCTCCCGCTGCTACCAATGGCTCTGGTGATACTGTCGTTCGTGACGCCGAATGTCTGGCTCATCACCGCTATCCTCGTGATCTTCCTCTGGAAAATGCCTGCGCGAGTCATCCGTTCAGAGGTGATGACAGTCAAAGAGCGAACGTTCGTGAAGTCGGCCCGGGCGAGAGGGGCGGGCCACCTCCGCACGATGTTCCTACACGTTGCACCGAACGTACTGGGCATCGGGTTCCTGTACACGGCGTACGCAGTCGGGTGGTCCATCGTGGTCGGGGCGTCGCTCGCGTTCCTCGGTTTCGGCGACCCGACGACGACCTCGTGGGGGCGAATGCTCCAGCAGGTGTTCCGCTCGGGCGCGATCCGGGTCGCCTGGTGGTGGGTTCTCCCGCCAGCGTTCGGTATCGCTGCAGTGACTACCGCGGTCTTCCTCGTCGGCCGTGCGCTTGAGGAGATCGTCAACCCCGAACTCAAGACTGAACAAGAATGA
- a CDS encoding acetate--CoA ligase family protein, with protein sequence MTTIGTESTESRTTPELGSLFDPDSVAVVGASPESFYSGNLVDNLLNYGFDGTLYPVNPNREEAWNRPCFDTIEDVPETVDLVVVSVPREYVVDVVRAAGERGVPIALVLTAGFAEADETGSELERDLAATAAEVGIRVVGPNCIGVMAARGATLTSTCSRKPGPGGIGLVSQSGALAFTTFFERATDQDLHFSHIVSTGNETDLTLTDYVAYLAEQESVDVVCTYVEGIDDPERFMQVAEAAVRNGTPVLTVKIGQSDLAEEATLSHTGSLTGDDDAWATVFDQAGVQRVPDIPDLLCRANAHTAYDAPDGVRVCIASTSGGLASLLADMAAERGLALPDIDGETERVLLEMDELLTYGELHNPADIRGYGADSILEIADALFADDDFDAYVFAIGLSGVDDRAADIAADLKDITDRAEDPVYVLWTGRKEPDDPTETPPYARLRQSVPVYEDPSRCLDAVASTCDFAADRDRLADRPPRHSLPPAHSESGSGNPDTDVLDGDLPRGRVLTWTEAESLLSAFDVPTVETRLATDADEAAASVASIPGSAVLKIDSPELPHRTDAGAVMLGVDSPMDAREAYDDVVSAAQSHVDDSDIEGVLVQPMVDDGVETMVGVAPGDVFDSLVTVGAGGVLVEALDDSATLVPPFSRSDARRAVKETVLEDLLIDRRDGDSLPVDRVVDLLVNVGGLAHSVDSVVELDLNPVVVTEDGPIAVDALVRTGE encoded by the coding sequence ATGACGACAATCGGAACCGAAAGCACAGAGTCACGAACGACGCCGGAACTGGGATCGCTGTTTGATCCCGACTCCGTCGCGGTCGTCGGCGCGAGCCCGGAATCGTTCTACTCGGGCAACCTCGTCGACAACCTCCTCAACTACGGCTTCGATGGGACCCTTTACCCCGTCAATCCGAACCGGGAAGAAGCCTGGAACCGCCCGTGTTTCGACACCATCGAAGACGTGCCGGAGACCGTCGACCTCGTTGTCGTGAGTGTCCCGCGCGAGTACGTCGTCGATGTCGTCCGTGCTGCAGGCGAGCGAGGTGTCCCTATCGCGCTCGTCCTCACGGCGGGATTCGCCGAGGCGGACGAGACGGGCTCCGAACTGGAACGGGACCTCGCCGCGACGGCTGCCGAGGTCGGAATCCGGGTGGTCGGGCCGAATTGTATCGGCGTGATGGCCGCCCGGGGTGCGACGCTCACCTCGACGTGTTCACGCAAACCTGGGCCGGGTGGAATCGGTCTCGTCAGCCAGTCAGGGGCGCTGGCGTTCACGACGTTCTTCGAGCGGGCGACTGACCAGGACCTGCACTTCAGTCACATCGTCTCCACTGGGAACGAGACCGACCTGACGCTCACGGATTACGTCGCGTATCTCGCCGAACAGGAGAGCGTTGACGTCGTCTGCACGTACGTCGAGGGAATCGACGACCCGGAACGGTTCATGCAGGTCGCCGAAGCTGCAGTCCGCAACGGCACGCCTGTCCTGACGGTGAAGATCGGCCAGTCCGACCTTGCGGAGGAAGCCACACTCTCGCACACGGGATCGCTCACCGGCGATGACGACGCCTGGGCGACGGTCTTCGACCAGGCGGGGGTCCAGCGTGTCCCTGACATCCCCGACCTCCTCTGCCGTGCGAACGCGCATACCGCCTACGACGCCCCGGACGGTGTCCGCGTCTGTATTGCCTCGACCAGCGGTGGTCTCGCGAGCTTGCTCGCCGACATGGCTGCTGAGCGTGGCCTCGCCCTCCCTGACATCGATGGGGAGACCGAACGTGTGCTACTGGAGATGGACGAACTCCTGACCTATGGCGAACTACACAATCCCGCTGACATTCGGGGGTACGGTGCCGATTCGATCCTCGAAATCGCCGATGCACTCTTCGCTGACGACGATTTCGACGCGTACGTCTTCGCCATCGGTCTCTCGGGGGTCGATGACCGCGCAGCCGACATCGCCGCCGATCTGAAAGATATCACCGACCGGGCCGAGGACCCGGTGTACGTGCTCTGGACTGGACGCAAGGAACCCGATGACCCGACCGAGACGCCACCCTACGCTCGGCTGCGCCAGTCGGTGCCGGTCTATGAGGACCCGAGCCGGTGTCTCGACGCCGTTGCGTCGACGTGTGACTTCGCCGCCGACCGCGACCGCCTCGCCGACCGGCCGCCACGGCACTCGCTTCCCCCCGCACACAGTGAAAGCGGTTCAGGGAACCCCGATACCGACGTACTTGATGGCGACCTGCCGCGAGGACGGGTCCTCACGTGGACGGAGGCCGAGTCGCTGCTCTCCGCGTTCGACGTCCCGACGGTCGAGACTCGACTGGCCACCGACGCTGACGAGGCAGCCGCTAGCGTGGCGTCGATACCTGGATCCGCCGTCCTCAAAATCGACTCGCCGGAACTCCCACACAGGACCGACGCCGGTGCCGTCATGCTCGGTGTCGACTCCCCCATGGATGCACGCGAGGCCTATGACGACGTGGTTTCGGCAGCACAGTCCCACGTTGACGATAGCGACATCGAAGGCGTGCTGGTTCAGCCCATGGTCGACGACGGTGTCGAGACGATGGTGGGGGTTGCCCCCGGGGACGTGTTCGACTCACTCGTCACCGTCGGCGCCGGTGGTGTCCTCGTGGAAGCACTGGACGATAGCGCGACACTGGTCCCGCCGTTCTCGCGATCGGACGCACGGCGAGCGGTCAAAGAGACGGTCCTTGAGGATCTGCTCATCGACCGACGAGATGGTGACTCTCTGCCGGTCGATCGGGTCGTCGACCTGCTCGTGAACGTCGGGGGCCTAGCTCACTCCGTGGACAGCGTCGTCGAACTCGACTTGAACCCTGTCGTCGTCACTGAAGACGGCCCCATCGCCGTCGACGCACTCGTTCGCACTGGTGAGTGA
- a CDS encoding antitoxin VapB family protein yields MGTANEQIRVSDTVKRELERRKREGESYNDVLERMLGDNSGDFADGFGRWSDEEAERVREGRKEAKEERKARMQQLGRGDA; encoded by the coding sequence ATGGGAACGGCAAACGAGCAGATTCGCGTTAGCGATACTGTGAAGCGGGAATTAGAACGCCGGAAGCGGGAAGGTGAGAGCTACAATGACGTTCTTGAGCGTATGCTCGGCGACAATAGCGGCGATTTCGCTGATGGATTTGGTCGCTGGTCGGACGAAGAAGCTGAACGCGTCCGTGAGGGTCGCAAAGAGGCTAAAGAGGAGCGAAAGGCACGGATGCAACAACTCGGTAGAGGCGACGCGTGA
- a CDS encoding ABC transporter substrate-binding protein, with amino-acid sequence MTQGKQFEIETGSVSRRRFIRISGTAGIAGLAGCQSKNNSDGSGGDGRTIKTKFWEEWPVETKGKSVNDKAVKFEYNAVEGQPVSAVDIHFAQSETPWMREHALMIKDSFNSLGVPTNLVNVQPSTRYGEYWRADIGHPTPVVMNLHGPDPQRGLDPNPFLMRAHPETGGNYYNYKNDEITELLDEQAATIGNVEKRAELCKKIQKKLSKDAYVIASNFPDVITVANTTDWKGYVPTPGNGTTRDSFIWTQVNLQPQGNSTTWVKGVLTGMQGTNLPWSTGGMEEKRLLNVYDGLYDASPQLEIVPGLATKHEVVDETTVEMDLREGVTWHDGKSFSPEDVKFSVEKYKQHTAPQQGPFYRTIDSVEVVSNSGGGRVRFNLTEPDASFLTQRAVRSAIIPKHRWKDIDSPGQHNPKNPIGTGPFKFVNWEQGTEFRLEKHEDHWLWDDDIRKEMLGKHFVPGDGIDKLVETNVGNISTLIGAMQSGDIDAIGTTVSNQQADRAAKANGVEKQTAKNYVPTDVHLNHIVPLFRDKTFRVALSHAVDKEGFVENVLGGRGTAIEGQRLITSLLTPFAAETDPYKYNVGKAKTMLQKAGYTFEGEDTLVWPEGDAWDAFAKRVEHGHATHTGLDQPDFS; translated from the coding sequence ATGACGCAGGGAAAACAATTCGAGATTGAGACAGGTTCTGTTTCTCGGCGCAGATTCATCCGGATCTCAGGCACAGCTGGAATCGCTGGATTGGCCGGGTGCCAGAGCAAAAACAACAGCGACGGTAGCGGTGGCGATGGTCGCACCATAAAGACCAAGTTCTGGGAGGAGTGGCCAGTCGAGACAAAGGGGAAATCGGTCAACGACAAAGCCGTCAAGTTCGAGTACAACGCGGTCGAGGGGCAGCCGGTGTCCGCCGTGGATATACACTTCGCGCAGTCGGAGACGCCGTGGATGCGCGAGCACGCGTTGATGATCAAGGATTCGTTCAACTCGCTCGGTGTCCCGACGAACCTCGTCAACGTCCAGCCGAGCACCCGGTACGGCGAGTACTGGCGTGCCGACATCGGACACCCGACGCCCGTCGTTATGAATCTCCACGGACCGGACCCACAGCGGGGACTCGACCCGAATCCGTTCCTAATGCGCGCCCATCCTGAGACGGGAGGGAACTACTACAACTACAAGAACGACGAGATTACCGAACTGCTGGACGAACAGGCTGCGACGATTGGCAATGTGGAAAAACGCGCCGAGCTCTGTAAGAAGATCCAGAAGAAACTCAGCAAGGACGCGTACGTTATCGCCTCGAACTTTCCCGACGTGATCACGGTGGCCAACACCACCGACTGGAAGGGATACGTTCCGACGCCGGGGAACGGGACGACACGTGACTCGTTCATCTGGACGCAAGTGAACCTCCAGCCCCAGGGCAACTCGACTACGTGGGTCAAAGGCGTTCTCACCGGAATGCAAGGAACAAATCTGCCCTGGTCGACCGGGGGAATGGAGGAGAAGCGTCTGTTGAACGTCTACGACGGCCTCTACGACGCGTCCCCACAACTGGAGATCGTCCCAGGTCTCGCGACAAAGCACGAGGTCGTAGACGAGACTACCGTCGAGATGGACCTCCGTGAAGGCGTCACCTGGCACGATGGCAAATCGTTCAGTCCCGAGGACGTGAAGTTCAGCGTCGAGAAATACAAGCAGCACACGGCACCCCAGCAGGGACCGTTCTACCGGACCATCGACAGCGTGGAAGTCGTGTCGAACAGCGGCGGCGGCCGCGTCCGGTTCAATCTCACCGAACCCGACGCATCTTTCCTCACTCAACGGGCCGTCCGCAGCGCTATCATCCCCAAACACCGCTGGAAGGATATCGACAGCCCTGGCCAGCACAACCCGAAGAACCCCATCGGGACCGGCCCATTCAAGTTCGTCAACTGGGAGCAAGGAACCGAGTTCAGGCTTGAGAAGCACGAGGACCACTGGCTCTGGGACGACGACATCCGCAAGGAGATGCTCGGCAAGCACTTCGTCCCCGGTGACGGTATCGACAAACTGGTTGAGACCAATGTTGGGAACATCTCGACCCTCATCGGCGCGATGCAATCCGGCGATATCGACGCTATCGGGACGACCGTCTCGAACCAGCAAGCCGACCGCGCGGCCAAGGCCAACGGGGTCGAGAAGCAGACCGCTAAGAACTACGTTCCGACGGACGTTCACCTCAACCACATCGTCCCTCTGTTCCGGGACAAAACGTTCCGCGTGGCGCTCAGCCACGCGGTCGACAAGGAAGGATTCGTCGAGAATGTGCTCGGCGGGCGGGGTACCGCCATCGAGGGGCAGCGTCTGATTACGAGCCTGTTGACGCCCTTCGCTGCCGAGACGGACCCGTACAAGTACAACGTCGGCAAGGCCAAGACGATGCTCCAGAAGGCGGGATACACGTTCGAAGGCGAGGACACCCTCGTCTGGCCGGAGGGTGATGCCTGGGACGCCTTTGCCAAGCGTGTTGAGCACGGTCACGCCACCCACACAGGGCTCGACCAGCCCGACTTCTCCTGA
- a CDS encoding helix-turn-helix domain-containing protein yields MSTDTSEQPTYRLTIVAHEPYPFILGVILREKGVPNRLKLHGDHFDGVVTVNVWEDFRRLADRIQEQFSRFELLSVNQVETTGEPLGSGQLGRVLRNELSQQQLTVLRAAHSMGYFDVPRQASADDIAEELDIAQSTLSERLRFAEKQLFDLVFSTEEESSNAESDDK; encoded by the coding sequence GTGTCGACGGACACCTCCGAACAGCCGACGTACCGGTTGACCATCGTCGCTCACGAGCCATACCCGTTCATCCTTGGTGTAATTCTACGAGAGAAGGGTGTGCCGAACCGGCTGAAACTGCACGGAGACCACTTCGATGGGGTCGTCACGGTGAATGTATGGGAAGACTTCCGGCGGCTGGCGGACCGAATTCAGGAGCAGTTCAGTCGGTTCGAACTCCTGAGCGTGAATCAGGTAGAGACGACAGGCGAACCGCTCGGAAGCGGACAGCTCGGCCGCGTCCTCCGGAATGAACTTTCGCAGCAACAGTTAACCGTCCTCAGGGCTGCCCACTCTATGGGCTATTTTGACGTGCCACGACAGGCGTCGGCGGACGACATTGCAGAGGAACTGGACATCGCCCAGTCGACGCTCAGCGAACGTCTCCGGTTCGCCGAGAAGCAACTCTTCGACCTCGTCTTCTCCACCGAAGAAGAGTCGTCGAACGCTGAGTCAGACGACAAATAA
- a CDS encoding universal stress protein codes for MSILTAVGEVLHSNKPLTVGYDLATTYDEQLVVLHVVPKENFNKHKEAVKGTPAYDNVAISKEEQSGAEVARQAIHELLDDYDMDRIETRGRVGDPADKILAEAEYSDPKYLVIGGRQRSPVGKAVFGSTAQRLLLNASCPVVSAIDDGE; via the coding sequence ATGTCGATACTCACAGCTGTCGGAGAGGTACTGCACTCGAACAAGCCGCTCACGGTCGGGTACGACCTCGCGACGACCTACGACGAGCAGTTAGTCGTCCTGCACGTGGTCCCGAAAGAGAACTTCAACAAACACAAAGAAGCGGTCAAAGGCACGCCAGCGTACGATAACGTTGCCATCAGTAAGGAGGAGCAAAGTGGGGCTGAAGTCGCCCGTCAGGCCATCCACGAATTACTCGACGACTACGACATGGATCGAATCGAAACTCGAGGTCGTGTCGGCGACCCTGCCGACAAGATACTGGCCGAAGCCGAGTACAGCGACCCCAAATATCTGGTGATTGGTGGACGGCAACGGTCTCCAGTTGGGAAAGCAGTCTTCGGGAGCACGGCCCAGAGGCTGTTGTTGAATGCGTCTTGTCCTGTTGTGTCTGCGATCGACGACGGCGAATAG
- a CDS encoding dipeptide ABC transporter ATP-binding protein — protein MSLLEVNDLKITYQTPDSEVHAVNNASFSIEEGDNYGLVGESGSGKSTLAKAVLGLLDDNGAVRSGSVTFKGRDLVGLSEEEWRDVRWEEIAYIPQSAMDSLDPVMDVGAQIRQAIHKHKNISKAKANERVAEVFEIVGLDPARTSEYPHEFSGGMRQRVTIAMALALDPDLIIADEPTTGLDVIVQDKIVHKLMEIQEEIDSSLLLITHEVGVVAETCDEVSVLYGGKVMEQGDTFDVFHDPRNPYTMGLKNAFPEVDEFDEQAISIPGSLPDLTEEPTGCVFRNRCPFATEQCESEHPPLVGSGEQVSACYYADKADEMQEQASDPETWGIDVPEESESRDLGEVIVETDGLEKWFEQSQPIIEDLLGEEPDYVKAVNGVDLDVRESEIVGVAGESGCGKSTLAEVISALQSQSGGDILIDGDPVDDLLEEDAQEFRSQVQFIFQDPFDSLNPRQRVRAAVSEPLKIQGHTPDEIDRRVRQTLADVGLNPPEKYLDQHPDQLSGGERQRVAIAQALVLEPKLLICDEPASMLDVSLKANILNILREMADERNIGIVYISHDLASLSQITDRLAVMYLGEIVEMGTTDEVVENPRHPYAASLLSASPKADPQIDRQRVLLPGEPPNPIELPGGCNFAPRCPKATEECRQEDPARSTFEDGEHEAACHFPVEDIESELLAHYARERERRERESAKEA, from the coding sequence ATGAGTCTACTCGAAGTCAACGACCTCAAGATCACGTACCAGACCCCAGACAGCGAAGTCCACGCCGTTAACAACGCCTCCTTCTCCATCGAGGAGGGAGATAACTATGGCCTCGTTGGCGAGTCCGGCTCCGGGAAGTCGACTCTCGCGAAGGCCGTTCTTGGACTGCTCGACGACAACGGTGCGGTCCGATCTGGGAGTGTCACGTTCAAAGGCCGCGACCTCGTCGGCCTGTCCGAAGAGGAGTGGCGGGACGTCCGCTGGGAGGAAATCGCCTACATTCCCCAGAGTGCGATGGACTCGCTCGACCCGGTGATGGATGTCGGTGCACAGATACGCCAGGCGATTCACAAGCACAAGAACATATCGAAGGCCAAAGCCAACGAACGAGTGGCAGAAGTCTTCGAGATCGTCGGCCTCGACCCGGCTCGGACGAGCGAGTATCCTCACGAGTTCTCCGGTGGCATGCGCCAGCGCGTCACAATCGCGATGGCGCTCGCACTCGACCCAGACCTCATCATTGCGGACGAGCCAACGACCGGGCTGGACGTCATCGTCCAGGACAAGATCGTCCACAAGCTCATGGAGATTCAAGAGGAGATCGACAGTTCACTACTGTTGATCACCCACGAGGTCGGCGTCGTCGCGGAAACCTGTGACGAGGTGTCAGTGCTGTACGGCGGGAAGGTAATGGAGCAGGGAGACACGTTCGACGTCTTCCACGACCCCCGGAATCCGTACACAATGGGGCTAAAGAACGCCTTCCCGGAGGTCGACGAGTTCGATGAACAGGCGATATCCATCCCGGGTTCGCTTCCGGACCTCACCGAGGAACCGACGGGGTGTGTCTTCCGTAACCGGTGTCCGTTCGCGACCGAGCAGTGTGAGAGCGAGCACCCGCCCCTCGTCGGAAGCGGCGAACAGGTGTCCGCTTGTTACTACGCCGACAAGGCGGACGAGATGCAGGAGCAGGCGAGTGATCCCGAAACGTGGGGCATCGACGTGCCCGAAGAATCCGAGTCGCGTGATCTGGGCGAGGTTATCGTCGAGACCGACGGTCTGGAGAAGTGGTTCGAGCAGTCACAGCCCATCATCGAGGACCTTCTCGGCGAGGAACCGGATTACGTCAAAGCCGTCAACGGCGTCGACCTCGATGTCCGTGAAAGCGAAATCGTGGGAGTCGCCGGCGAGTCCGGCTGCGGGAAATCGACACTTGCCGAAGTAATCTCGGCGCTCCAGTCGCAGTCTGGTGGGGATATCCTCATCGACGGCGACCCGGTTGACGACCTGCTGGAGGAGGATGCCCAGGAGTTCCGCTCGCAGGTCCAGTTCATCTTTCAGGACCCGTTCGACTCGTTGAACCCCAGACAGCGGGTGCGGGCCGCGGTCAGCGAACCACTGAAGATTCAAGGACACACCCCCGACGAGATCGATCGGAGAGTCCGCCAGACGCTCGCAGACGTGGGGCTCAATCCCCCCGAGAAGTACCTCGACCAGCACCCCGACCAGCTCTCGGGGGGCGAGCGCCAACGTGTAGCAATTGCACAGGCGCTGGTGCTTGAGCCCAAACTGCTCATCTGTGACGAACCCGCCTCGATGCTCGACGTCTCGTTGAAGGCGAACATCCTCAACATCCTGCGCGAGATGGCCGACGAGCGAAACATCGGCATCGTCTACATCTCCCACGACTTGGCGAGCCTCTCGCAGATCACCGACCGGCTGGCGGTGATGTACCTCGGCGAAATCGTCGAGATGGGTACCACTGACGAGGTCGTCGAGAACCCCAGGCACCCGTACGCGGCGTCTCTCCTTTCAGCGTCACCGAAGGCCGACCCGCAGATCGACCGTCAACGGGTGTTGCTCCCTGGTGAACCGCCGAACCCGATCGAGCTTCCGGGTGGCTGTAACTTCGCCCCCCGCTGTCCGAAAGCCACCGAGGAGTGTCGACAAGAAGACCCCGCCCGTTCGACGTTCGAGGACGGCGAGCACGAGGCGGCGTGTCACTTCCCCGTCGAAGACATCGAAAGCGAACTGCTGGCCCACTACGCACGCGAACGCGAGCGACGCGAGCGTGAGTCCGCCAAGGAGGCGTAG
- a CDS encoding ABC transporter permease produces the protein MSFRRFLIKRTVIAAILTLVSVSIIFATLRLLPSDPFSGLVASGSLTADQVTKLRAMYGLDEPIYVQYLKYVRNLFTFQFGVSLTQQRPVGTIVVPALVNTLVLLLPALVVTAIVSSIAGMYAGWNRGSWFEQWSIVTTTFFRATPIFVTGIFLLIIFSYGLNWLPAFGMRSPMANPQGYAETFLSVDFLKHYILPFTASVLFFSGDFLMLARNSIVERKGSEFLKLHRAKGLSEREQLARAGRNSLLPLVTYFALRTGMIFQGVITLEVVFAWPGIGRALVQAILNQDYPTVQAAVFIMALAVIVMNLTADLAYAKLDPTIEAGDV, from the coding sequence ATGAGTTTTCGAAGATTCCTCATCAAACGGACCGTGATCGCGGCGATACTAACCCTGGTGTCGGTCAGTATCATCTTCGCGACGCTTCGGCTCCTTCCGAGCGACCCGTTCAGCGGTCTGGTCGCTTCCGGCTCGCTGACGGCGGATCAGGTCACAAAGCTGCGCGCGATGTACGGCCTCGACGAACCGATATACGTGCAGTACCTGAAGTACGTCAGAAACCTGTTCACGTTCCAGTTCGGGGTCTCTCTCACGCAGCAACGGCCGGTCGGAACCATCGTCGTCCCCGCACTGGTCAACACGCTCGTCCTGCTGTTGCCGGCGCTCGTCGTCACGGCGATCGTCAGTTCCATCGCTGGCATGTACGCCGGCTGGAACCGCGGGTCGTGGTTCGAACAGTGGTCTATCGTGACGACCACGTTCTTCCGCGCGACCCCGATTTTCGTCACCGGCATCTTCCTGCTCATCATTTTCTCGTACGGACTGAACTGGCTGCCCGCCTTCGGGATGCGCAGCCCGATGGCGAACCCACAGGGCTACGCAGAAACGTTCCTCTCCGTCGACTTCCTGAAACACTACATCCTCCCCTTCACGGCGTCGGTGCTGTTTTTCAGCGGCGACTTCTTGATGCTGGCCCGCAACTCTATCGTCGAGAGAAAGGGTTCCGAGTTCCTCAAGCTCCATCGTGCTAAGGGCCTCTCGGAGCGAGAGCAGCTCGCCCGTGCCGGTCGCAACTCTCTGCTTCCGCTGGTGACCTACTTCGCTCTTCGGACGGGGATGATCTTCCAGGGTGTCATCACCCTGGAAGTGGTCTTCGCGTGGCCGGGTATCGGTCGCGCACTCGTCCAGGCGATACTCAACCAGGACTATCCGACCGTCCAAGCGGCCGTGTTCATCATGGCGCTGGCGGTTATCGTGATGAATCTCACTGCCGACTTAGCGTACGCGAAACTTGACCCGACCATCGAAGCAGGTGATGTCTGA